A stretch of the Clostridia bacterium genome encodes the following:
- the lgt gene encoding prolipoprotein diacylglyceryl transferase: MILCNINPVAFEIGSLSVRWYGIFITSAILIGYVVACLMAKKRGISFDFMLELFLWAVPIAILFARLSYVLFHPKDFVVRSFADFGNIFAIWNGGISILGAIPGGALGAFIACKRNKIPMSEVLDAVAPGVVLGQALGRWGNWANQELYGKAITSEAWQVFPIAVYIDAEGGWFQATFFYEMVLNLIGFGLILFIFYRSKKNLVTFMSYLTWYMIVRAIMEIFRSDAVSVGSVRIGVLGCAIAAAISLAVTILICIGKIKTGTPRILNEKGEVEQ; the protein is encoded by the coding sequence ATGATTCTGTGTAACATCAATCCCGTTGCTTTCGAAATCGGATCGCTGTCCGTCCGCTGGTACGGTATCTTTATTACGTCCGCGATCTTGATCGGATACGTCGTCGCCTGCCTTATGGCGAAAAAGAGGGGCATATCCTTTGATTTTATGCTCGAACTTTTCCTTTGGGCGGTGCCGATCGCAATTCTCTTCGCACGCCTATCTTACGTCCTTTTCCATCCGAAAGATTTCGTCGTCCGTTCCTTTGCGGATTTCGGAAATATCTTCGCGATCTGGAACGGCGGGATCTCGATCCTCGGAGCGATCCCCGGCGGCGCGCTCGGCGCGTTTATCGCCTGCAAGCGAAATAAGATCCCGATGTCTGAGGTGTTGGACGCGGTCGCGCCCGGAGTCGTCCTCGGGCAAGCGCTCGGAAGGTGGGGGAACTGGGCGAATCAGGAGCTTTACGGCAAAGCGATCACGAGCGAGGCTTGGCAGGTTTTCCCGATCGCCGTCTATATCGATGCGGAAGGCGGTTGGTTTCAAGCGACATTCTTTTATGAAATGGTCTTGAACCTGATCGGTTTCGGGTTGATCCTCTTTATCTTTTATCGATCGAAAAAGAACCTCGTAACTTTTATGAGTTATTTGACTTGGTATATGATCGTGCGCGCGATCATGGAGATCTTCCGCTCGGATGCGGTCAGCGTGGGCAGCGTTCGTATCGGCGTCTTGGGTTGCGCGATCGCGGCGGCGATCTCTCTCGCCGTAACGATCTTGATCTGCATCGGAAAAATCAAAACGGGAACCCCGAGAATACTAAATGAAAAAGGAGAAGTGGAACAATGA
- a CDS encoding nicotinate phosphoribosyltransferase, producing MRNLTLLTDFYELTMMYGYMKCGNKDREAVFDLFFRGREELSYAVAAGLEQAIDYIKNIRFNEEDIAYLRSLNCFDEEFLAELKDFRFTGDIYAVKEGSIIFPYEPLMIVKAPIFQAQFVETALLTLINHQTLIATKASKIANNTNAGVLEFGLRRAQGPDAGIYGARAAIIGGCVATSNVIAGKMFNIKVAGTHAHSWVMSFPDELTAFRKYAELYPDNCLLLVDTYNTLKSGVPNAIKVFDELKAKGHKPVGIRIDSGDLAYLSNAARKMLDEAGYKDAIICASGDIDENVLIALKSQNAKIDTYGIGTKLITSFSNPSLGGVYKLSAIEDGGVLIPKIKISNTAEKVTNPGLKKVVRFYDKKTDRAIADLIMLMDEKNPDGSPYTIFDPENPWKKMTIEDYYVEELLVKVFDRGEQVYFSPDIKEIAAYHKECSSRFWEQYKRVTLPEIFKVDLSEKLFNLKQELLDKNRG from the coding sequence ATGAGAAACCTAACGTTATTGACGGACTTTTACGAGCTTACGATGATGTACGGCTATATGAAATGCGGCAATAAAGACCGCGAAGCCGTCTTCGACCTGTTTTTCCGCGGCAGAGAAGAACTCTCCTACGCGGTCGCCGCAGGTCTCGAACAGGCGATCGACTATATCAAAAACATTCGCTTTAACGAAGAGGATATCGCCTATCTGCGTTCTTTGAATTGTTTTGACGAAGAGTTTTTGGCGGAGCTCAAAGATTTTCGTTTTACGGGCGATATTTACGCCGTCAAAGAGGGAAGCATCATTTTCCCGTATGAACCTTTGATGATCGTTAAAGCGCCGATTTTCCAAGCGCAATTCGTGGAAACCGCGCTTTTGACCTTAATCAACCACCAAACCTTGATCGCGACGAAGGCTTCTAAGATCGCGAACAACACGAACGCCGGGGTTTTGGAATTCGGTCTTCGCCGCGCGCAAGGACCGGACGCGGGCATCTACGGCGCGCGCGCCGCGATCATCGGCGGTTGCGTCGCGACTTCGAACGTGATCGCGGGAAAAATGTTTAACATCAAAGTGGCGGGAACGCACGCGCACAGTTGGGTCATGTCTTTCCCCGACGAGCTTACGGCGTTCAGAAAGTATGCGGAACTTTATCCCGATAACTGCTTGCTTCTCGTGGATACCTACAACACGTTGAAGAGCGGCGTTCCGAACGCGATCAAAGTCTTTGACGAGCTCAAAGCAAAAGGGCATAAACCCGTCGGTATCCGTATCGACAGCGGCGACCTTGCGTATCTTTCGAACGCGGCGCGTAAAATGCTCGACGAGGCGGGCTATAAAGACGCGATCATTTGCGCTTCCGGCGATATCGACGAGAACGTTTTGATCGCATTGAAGAGCCAAAACGCCAAGATCGACACCTACGGGATCGGGACGAAACTCATCACGAGTTTTTCGAATCCGAGCCTCGGCGGCGTCTATAAACTCTCGGCGATCGAAGACGGCGGCGTCTTGATTCCGAAGATCAAGATCAGTAACACCGCGGAAAAGGTGACCAACCCGGGGCTTAAAAAGGTCGTTCGTTTTTATGATAAAAAGACGGATCGCGCGATCGCCGATCTTATTATGCTTATGGATGAAAAGAATCCCGACGGTTCGCCTTACACGATCTTCGATCCCGAAAATCCTTGGAAGAAAATGACGATCGAGGATTACTACGTCGAAGAACTCTTGGTCAAGGTCTTCGATCGCGGCGAACAGGTTTATTTTTCGCCCGATATCAAGGAGATCGCCGCTTATCATAAGGAGTGTTCTTCGAGATTTTGGGAACAATACAAGCGCGTAACTCTCCCCGAGATCTTCAAAGTGGACCTTTCGGAAAAACTTTTCAACCTCAAACAAGAGCTTCTCGATAAGAATAGGGGATGA